In the Aggregatilinea lenta genome, TATCACCTGATCTCCCAGACGCTCAGCAGCCTCATCGGGGAGCCGGTACGCGTCAGCTTCACGGTGTCCGTGCCCGCGCAGCCGCCCGTCGAGCGGCAGGCCGGGACGTTATTCGCCGCGCTGCCGGACGAAGACCACACCGCCACCAACAGGCCGCAGGCCAAAGCGGAAGTCGGGGTCGCGTCGCTGGCCGCCAGTGACAGCAGCGCCGAGGTGGACACCGCCGACACGGACGCCGCGCCGCGCAGTGGAGCTTCGACCGCCACACGCTCAACAGCGTCGAGCGCACTGAAGCCCGCACCCCGCAGCAACGAGATCGCGCACGAGCACCCCGCGCCGCGTCCGTCGGCTAGCAGCACGCTCGACACGCCCCGCGTGCCGTTCAACCGCCGTTACACGTTTGGCTCGTTCGTCACCGGGCCGAGCAACCTGTTCGCGCAGGCGGCGGCCAAAGCCGTCGCGGACGCGCCGGGCGACGCTTATAACCCGCTCACACTGTACGGCGGCAGCGGCCTGGGCAAGACGCACCTGCTCAACGCCATCGGGCAGGCGTGCGAAGCCGCAGGTAAGCGCGTGGTGATGGTCACGGCGGAAATGTTCACCAACGACATGGTCGCCTCGATCCGCTCGCACAGCATGGCCGATTTCCGCGATCGCTATCGCGGGGCAGACGTGCTGCTGGTGGACGATATCCAGTTCATCGCGGGCAAGACCGGTACAGAGGAAGAGTTCTACCACGTCTTCAACACCCTGATCAGCCAGAACAGCCAGATCGTCGTCGCCTGCAACGCGCACCCGTGTCACCTGGGCACCCTGGACGAGCGGCTGCGCAGCCGGTTATCCGGCGGCCTGATGGCGGACGTACAGCCCCCGGAAGAAGCCATGCGGCTGGCGATCCTCAAGGCCAAGGCCGAGGCGCAGGGTATGCCGCTGCCGGACGACGTGGCGCAGATCCTTGCCGGGCCGGACACCACGAACGTGCGCGAGCTGGAAGGGCTGCTGACACAGGTCCTGGCGCGCACGTCGCTGACAAAGGAACCGCTGAATGCCGACTTGGCCTATCGCGTGCTGGGCAAGTCGCAGTCGGTCCGCCAGCCCGCGTCCAAATCCTCGCAGCGCAAGGGCACCGGCCTCAAGCAGGTGCTGGCCGCGGCAGCATCCTTCCACCAGTTGTCGATGGACGACCTGCTGAGCAAGAGCCGTACCAAAGAAGTGGTCCGTGCGCGGCAGGTGGCGATGTACTTGGCCCGCGAAGAAACCGAAGCCTCGCTGCCCCAGATCGGGGAAGCACTGGGCCGCAACCACAGCACGATCCTGCACGGCTACAAGAAGATTGCCAGCGAGATCCCACTGGACGACGCGCTGCGCCACGAGCTGAGCGCGATCCGCCGCCAACTCTACCAATAGCCCCAGCCTCACCCGCCAACCGATCTCCCATTCAGGCAGTGCGCGCCGCCGCGTTCACGTGGATTTCTGTCCCCCATCCCATACGCATTAAGTTAAGCATTTCCGAGGGGAACACGGCCTTTCGTAGGGGCGGGGCAAGCCCCGCCCGTTGAGAGAAAAGCCGGGTAGGGCAAGCCCTACCCCTACGGTTACAATCGCTCGCGCTCTGCGTTGACGCCAGGGGAAACAGTTACATTTAGATCGTTAGCTTAATGTGTATACCCTCCATCCCCTGGCCCCTTGCCCCACGCAAGCGGAGGGCAGGGGAAAGTGACGTAGAGGCGTATTGCGATACGCCCCGTCAGGTAGAGCAAGCCTGGCCCCAACTAACAGACACAATCCGTCAGGTCATCCGCATGGATTTGCCTCACGCAATCCCACACCAGATATACGCCAGCACATGACATCCACCACCCGTCGCTGTGCACAGATCCGGCGCGTGCCGCTGTGCACAAATCCAACACGCACCGCGATTCCGTGCCTTGTTGATAACCCGGCGACGGTTATCAACAGGTCCGGCGCGACGGTTCGATTTAACATTCGCGGAAGCGGTCCCCGTTGCCGCCACATGCAGCGCAACAAAAATCTGTAAGAACCCACATCTGGCGGACCCTGACGCGAATCGAGCAACGTTGCGATGAACGAATATACACACAGTCGATCCGCGTTCATCTTCGCCTGTGCACAGCATCGACACACCGTGCACAGGCTGTCGATAGCTGTGTACAACGCGATCGTGCCCGGTCCACAGCTAGGATAGAACATCGGGTCTACACCAGATGTAGGTGCGAACGTTTGTGCGGAATTTTGCGCTGGCTCGGGCCTGTTCACGCTGTTGAAAACTGTTCATAATTATCAACAGGGTGTGTCGACGGCGGCGTCACAGAAACGACGGGTGAATCACCGCGATCCGGGAAACATGTGGTGTATGACTCATTTCTTGCCGCCAGATGTGGGCGCGTAGATCGAATCGAACGAAGAGTCCCGGTGCGCTTATCGACATACGCACAGGCTCTACGACTACGACTAAATTTATTATTTTTATCCTCCACAAGAAAAAGCTCTTTAGAATCAGAATCTACTGTGCACAGTGGAATCGCGCGCGCAAAACACAAGACTTGGAAAAGAGGTCTGCATGGAGCTGCATCAAACTTCCTCACGGCCCGTACACAACTTCACCCTGGTTCCGGTTGGATTCGAACACGTTCCGGCGCTGCTGGACGTGTACCGGCAGTGCGAAGACTTCCTGGCGCTCGGTCCGCAGGCGTATGCATCAATCGAAATGGTCAAGCAGGATCTCCGGCTGTCGCAGAAGGCCGGGGGGCTGTACCGGGGTATCGTCAACGCGGACGGGCAGATCGTGGGCGTGCTGGATGTGGTTCCAGGGGGCTTCGAGGGCGACCCGGCGGTGGCCTTCGTCGAGCTGCTGATGATTGCCGTGCCGTTTCGCGGGCGCGGGCTGGGCGAAGCAGTGCTCGCCGCCGCGGAAGCCGAGATCTGCGCGAACCCGGCGATCCGCGAAATTCAGTTGGGCGTGCAGGTGAATAACCCCGGCGGGCTGCGCTTCTGGCGGCGTATGGGCTATACGGCGTGCGGCGAGCCGGAAGATTTGCCCGACGGCACGCGGGCGATGCGGTTTCGGAAGGGGATCGAGCGAACTGGCTAGGGCGTAGGGTAGTCGAGCATCAGCACTTCGAGCGCCAGCCGCGCGTTGGCGTTCTTGCCCAGCGCGACGATCGTCCGGCAGGTGGCGTCCAGCGCGTGGTGCGCGGCAGCCGTGCCGATGGCCTGCGCCAATGCGCTTAACTGCTCGGCGTGGTCATAGTTGGTGATGGGGGCCTGGCTGCCGCTGGCCAGCAGCAGCGCGTCGCGCCAGTAGCCCTGCCAGACGTCCAGCAGGGGCAGCAGCGCGCCCTTGTCGCCCGGCATGCCCTCGACGAGCTTAAAGCGCTCTCTGCGCTTGCCCTGGAGCGCCTGTTCCAGCAGAACGACCGCCTGCTGGCGCAGCTCCAGTTCTTCCGGGGCCTGGAGCGCCGCAATTGCCCAGCCGATGCGCCCACCGGACAGCCGCGCCAGCATCTCGGCCTGCTCTGGCGGCGCGTCGTAGCGCTCGACCAGCGCATCGCGCACGGTTTGCAGTGGCAGCGGACGCAGCTGGATCGGCTGGCAGCGCGACACGATGGTCGGCAGCAAAGCGTCGGTCGATTCGGCGGTGAGGATGATTACCACGTCGCGCGTCGGCTCCTCCAGCGTCTTCAGCAAGGCGTTCGCGGCGGCGGGGTTGGCCTCGTGGAAGCGCCGCAGGATGGCGACGCGGTAGCGGGCCTCGTAGGGCCGCAGAGACAGCACCTGCTGAAGATCGCGGACCTGCTCGATCTTCAATACGCTGCCTTTTTCGCCGGAGTCGATGATCGTCAGGTCCGGGTGGCTGCTGTGCGCGATCAGTCGGCATGCGCGGCACTCGCCGCACGGCGCGTGCTCCCCGGTGCAGACCAGCGCCGCCGCGAAGGCGCGCGCCAGCGTCGTCTTGCCGATGTGTCCTGGTCCGGTGATCAGGTAGGCGTGGCGCATCCGGTTGTGCCGCAGCGCGCGGTCGAGGTGCTCGATCGCCCACTCGTGCCCGATGACGGGCCAATACTGCGTTACGGAGGCCATGGTCGAGTTGCTCATGCTAGAAGCTCACGTAATCCTGCGGGTTGCGCGGGTTAAAGTTCGCGTCGCGGACCTCGAAGTGCAGGTGCGGGCCACTGCTGTTACCCGTGCTGCCGACCTGCCCGATCTGCTGTCCGGCGCTGACGTTCTGGCCGCAGCGCACGCTGTAGCCGTTCAGGTGAGCGTAGACGGTGAAGGCCACGCCGTGCGCCACGACGACCACGTTGCCGTAGCCGTAGCTGCTCCATCCGGCATAGACCACCGTGCCCGCGCCCGCCGCGCCGACCGGCGTCCCGGTGCCCATCGACGGCGAGAGGTCCACGCCTTCGTGCGCGCCGGGGATAAAGCCTTGCATCCAGGTATAACCCGCGCTGAGCGGGTTGTTGACCGGCAGCGTGCCGCCGCTGACGTTCGCCGTGCAGCCCCAAAGCGAATAGGAGCCGGAGACACTGCCCGAGCTGCCCGCGCCCGCGTTGCTAGTGTTGGCGGCCAGCAGGTTCATCTGCTCGCCCTTCGCGCCGGGGATGACGACCTTCATGCCGGGCGTCAGCAGCGTATCTTCGGTCGAGCCGAACAGGCTGAACGAGACCGTATTGTTGTACTCGGAGTCGATGATCGCGTATGGATCG is a window encoding:
- the holB gene encoding DNA polymerase III subunit delta', giving the protein MSNSTMASVTQYWPVIGHEWAIEHLDRALRHNRMRHAYLITGPGHIGKTTLARAFAAALVCTGEHAPCGECRACRLIAHSSHPDLTIIDSGEKGSVLKIEQVRDLQQVLSLRPYEARYRVAILRRFHEANPAAANALLKTLEEPTRDVVIILTAESTDALLPTIVSRCQPIQLRPLPLQTVRDALVERYDAPPEQAEMLARLSGGRIGWAIAALQAPEELELRQQAVVLLEQALQGKRRERFKLVEGMPGDKGALLPLLDVWQGYWRDALLLASGSQAPITNYDHAEQLSALAQAIGTAAAHHALDATCRTIVALGKNANARLALEVLMLDYPTP
- a CDS encoding GNAT family N-acetyltransferase, with product MELHQTSSRPVHNFTLVPVGFEHVPALLDVYRQCEDFLALGPQAYASIEMVKQDLRLSQKAGGLYRGIVNADGQIVGVLDVVPGGFEGDPAVAFVELLMIAVPFRGRGLGEAVLAAAEAEICANPAIREIQLGVQVNNPGGLRFWRRMGYTACGEPEDLPDGTRAMRFRKGIERTG
- the dnaA gene encoding chromosomal replication initiator protein DnaA — protein: MLSPRDAWHATLGQLELQLNRATFDTWLKGSELLAYEDGSMTVRVRHAYAKDWLEQHLYHLISQTLSSLIGEPVRVSFTVSVPAQPPVERQAGTLFAALPDEDHTATNRPQAKAEVGVASLAASDSSAEVDTADTDAAPRSGASTATRSTASSALKPAPRSNEIAHEHPAPRPSASSTLDTPRVPFNRRYTFGSFVTGPSNLFAQAAAKAVADAPGDAYNPLTLYGGSGLGKTHLLNAIGQACEAAGKRVVMVTAEMFTNDMVASIRSHSMADFRDRYRGADVLLVDDIQFIAGKTGTEEEFYHVFNTLISQNSQIVVACNAHPCHLGTLDERLRSRLSGGLMADVQPPEEAMRLAILKAKAEAQGMPLPDDVAQILAGPDTTNVRELEGLLTQVLARTSLTKEPLNADLAYRVLGKSQSVRQPASKSSQRKGTGLKQVLAAAASFHQLSMDDLLSKSRTKEVVRARQVAMYLAREETEASLPQIGEALGRNHSTILHGYKKIASEIPLDDALRHELSAIRRQLYQ